The following are encoded together in the Rana temporaria chromosome 12, aRanTem1.1, whole genome shotgun sequence genome:
- the SRSF6 gene encoding serine/arginine-rich splicing factor 6 has product MPRVYIGRLSYHVREKDIQRFFGGYGKLLEVDLKNGYGFVEFEDSRDADDAVYELNGKDLCGERVIVEHARGPRRDREGYSSGFGNRIPNPSPDRTEHWRHSSHSESGGYRSQRSGRDKYGPPVRTEFRLIVENLSSRCSWQDLKDFMRQAGEVTYADAHKERTNEGVIEFRSYSDMKRALDKLDGTEINGRKIRLVESKARHRRSYSGSRSRSRSRSRRRSRSRSRHSSHSRSRSRSHSPAKKTRSRSPAKKSRSRSPAKKSQSRSPAKASRSRSPAKRSRSHSPAKSQSRSKSRSRSKERSRSPSKQRESRSKSKPKSERGSRSRSRSKGKRKRSRSRSKGKRDRSSSRSKSKRDRSSSRSKGKRDRSSSRSKSKRSRSRSKGRREQSKGKRDASRERSRSQSKEKRSRDRSRSQSKGDREGSRGRSRSQPKGDLDHRSRSRSRSRRDRSRSHSNPKREKSSRSRSKSPTPQENGKEDARSRSQSPMAASASREGSASPPPRPASAASSRSRSSSPE; this is encoded by the exons ATGCCGCGTGTTTATATCGGGAGACTCAGCTACCATGTCCGGGAGAAAGACATCCAGAGGTTCTTCGGAGGGTACGGGAAGCTGCTAGAAGTGGACCTAAAGAACGG atatGGCTTTGTGGAGTTTGAAGACTCGCGGGATGCGGATGACGCGGTGTATGAGTTGAATGGCAAAGACCTGTGTGGGGAGCGTGTGATTGTTGAACACGCTCGAGGACCTCGCCGGGACAGGGAAGGATACAGTAGTGGCTTTGGAAATCGCA tcccaaatccatctcctgatagaacagagcattgGAGGCATTCTTCACATTCTGAGTCTG GTGGTTACAGGAGCCAGAGATCCGGCAGGGATAAATATGGACCTCCTGTGCGCACAGAGTTTAGACTTATCGTGGAGAACCTCTCCAGTCGCTGCAGCTGGCAAGATCTTAAG GATTTTATGAGGCAAGCAGGTGAGGTTACATATGCTGATGCACACAAGGAACGTACCAATGAGGGAGTGATAGAGTTCAGGTCTTATTCTGACATGAAGAGAGCTTTGGACAAACTTGATGGCACCGAAATTAATGGCAGGAAGATTCGTCTAGTGGAAAGCAAAGCTCGTCACAGAAGATCTTACTCTGGCAGCAGGTCAAG GTCACGATCTAGGAGCAGGCGAAGATCTCGTAGTAGGAGTAGACACAGTAGCCACAGTCGATCCAGGAGTCGTTCTCATTCTCCTGCTAAAAAGACCCGTTCTCGTTCACCAGCCAAGAAGAGCCGCTCCCGATCTCCTGCTAAGAAAAGTCAGTCCCGTTCTCCAGCTAAAGCAAGTCGTTCTCGTTCTCCAGCAAAGCGTAGCCGTTCCCACTCGCCTGCGAAAAGTCAGTCCAG GTCCAAATCCAGGTCCAGGAGTAAAGAACGCTCAAGATCACCATCAAAGCAGAGAGAGTCTCGTTCAAAGAGTAAACCTAAGTCCGAGCGCGGCTCTCGGTCCCGAAGCAGGTCTAAAGGAAAGCGCAAGAGGTCCCGAAGCCGCTCTAAAGGGAAACGTGACCGATCCAGCAGCCGATCAAAATCAAAGCGTGACCGCTCCAGCAGTCGTTCTAAAGGAAAGCGTGATCGATCCAGCAGCCGCTCAAAGAGCAAGCGGTCTCGTAGTCGTTCTAAAGGAAGGAGGGAGCAATCTAAAGGAAAGAGGGATGCTTCTAGAGAGAGGTCACGGAGTCAGTCCAAAGAGAAAAGATCTAGAGACAGATCCCGCAGTCAGTCAAAGGGAGACAGGGAAGGGTCTAGAGGGAGATCCAGAAGTCAGCCCAAAGGGGACCTTGATCATCGTTCCCGTAGTCGTTCCAGAAGCAGAAGGGATCGTTCCCGAAGCCATTCAAACCCTAAGCGGGAAAAGTCTTCCCGTAGCCGTTCCAAATCCCCTACCCCACAAGAAAATGGAAAGGAAGATGCCAGATCCAGGTCCCAGTCACCAATGGCCGCCTCTGCTAGCAGAGAGggttctgcttctcctcctccacgCCCAGCCTCCGCTGCCAGTTCCAGATCTCGTTCCAGCTCTCCAGAGTAG